A region from the Desulfuromonas sp. TF genome encodes:
- a CDS encoding response regulator — protein sequence MTDRILVVDDEKIILELTSMVLRSNGYEVLTAESGAKGLEIVERETPAVVLLDYMMPGMDGMTALRRIRERFPSTYVIMFTGKGSEEIAVELMKAGASDYILKPFSNQDLIERIDNVLRIRRIELHNKELREERERLLHEIEQWNQELARRVEQKSRELERAHAEIVQAEKLAALGHLSAGMAHEIRNPLNSINLFAQILQSGLTDDPEKSSYAAKIMKEVDRIDDLLVKLLEASKRPRFELKPVCIADVIDHVLSGFEALALAQKVRVEKNYVSVPPPILADAAEIEQIFSNLFVNSLYEMQEGGKLGIRLSHDEGTIFISVSDTGGGIPQQNLKRIFDPFFTTKTKGTGFGLSVVLRIVKTYSGRISVDSVEGKGTVFHLQLPMT from the coding sequence ATGACTGATCGGATACTGGTGGTGGATGATGAGAAGATCATCCTTGAACTCACTTCCATGGTATTGCGCAGCAACGGCTATGAAGTCCTGACCGCCGAAAGCGGTGCCAAGGGGCTGGAAATCGTGGAACGGGAAACCCCGGCCGTTGTGCTGCTCGACTACATGATGCCGGGGATGGACGGAATGACGGCTCTGCGGAGAATTCGAGAGCGTTTTCCTTCGACCTACGTTATCATGTTTACCGGCAAGGGGAGTGAGGAAATCGCTGTTGAGCTGATGAAAGCGGGTGCATCCGATTACATTCTCAAGCCCTTCAGCAATCAGGACCTGATCGAACGCATCGACAACGTTCTGCGAATCCGGCGCATTGAACTGCATAACAAGGAACTGCGCGAAGAACGGGAACGGCTCCTGCACGAGATCGAGCAATGGAATCAGGAGCTGGCCCGTCGGGTGGAACAAAAGAGCCGCGAACTTGAGCGGGCGCATGCCGAGATCGTTCAGGCGGAAAAGCTGGCCGCTCTAGGGCATCTTTCTGCCGGAATGGCGCACGAGATTCGAAACCCTTTGAATTCGATCAACCTTTTCGCCCAGATCCTGCAGTCGGGACTGACCGATGATCCCGAGAAGTCCTCCTATGCCGCCAAGATCATGAAGGAGGTCGACCGTATTGACGACCTTCTGGTCAAACTGCTGGAGGCCAGCAAACGGCCCCGCTTCGAACTCAAGCCGGTGTGCATCGCCGATGTCATCGATCATGTCCTGTCTGGATTCGAGGCATTGGCGTTGGCGCAGAAGGTCCGGGTGGAAAAGAATTATGTGTCCGTGCCGCCGCCAATTCTGGCTGATGCTGCCGAGATCGAGCAGATCTTCAGTAATCTGTTCGTCAATTCTCTCTATGAGATGCAGGAGGGGGGAAAGCTTGGCATCCGCCTCTCCCACGACGAAGGAACGATCTTTATTTCGGTCTCCGACACGGGTGGAGGAATCCCTCAGCAAAACCTCAAGCGGATCTTCGACCCCTTCTTCACCACCAAGACCAAGGGAACGGGTTTCGGCCTGTCCGTGGTTCTGCGGATCGTCAAAACATACAGCGGCCGCATATCCGTTGACAGTGTCGAAGGCAAGGGGACGGTTTTCCATCTCCAGTTGCCGATGACGTGA
- a CDS encoding universal stress protein, with amino-acid sequence MKDFNAILFATDFSESSDFAFRYALSLAKKFNSRLLIIHIINEPVDLRGFYVPHISFEKLEEEIEEGAQKMMEKFCRTHIRDYDNYETFIIPGIPFDEIIKKAVEESADLIILGTHGRTGLDHVLFGSTAEKVVRKSPIPVMTIRYQQE; translated from the coding sequence ATGAAAGACTTCAACGCAATCTTGTTTGCCACGGATTTTTCAGAGAGTTCGGATTTTGCTTTCCGGTACGCGCTCTCCCTCGCCAAAAAATTCAACAGTCGACTGTTGATCATTCACATCATCAATGAACCTGTCGATCTTCGGGGATTCTATGTGCCCCATATCTCCTTCGAGAAGCTGGAGGAGGAGATCGAGGAAGGGGCTCAGAAGATGATGGAAAAATTCTGCCGCACCCACATTCGCGACTACGACAACTACGAAACCTTTATCATACCCGGCATCCCCTTTGACGAAATTATCAAGAAAGCGGTCGAGGAATCGGCCGATCTCATCATCCTGGGAACCCACGGACGAACGGGTCTGGATCATGTGTTGTTCGGGAGCACCGCCGAGAAGGTCGTGCGCAAGTCGCCCATTCCGGTAATGACCATCCGCTACCAGCAGGAGTAG
- a CDS encoding response regulator, with protein sequence MSQTIKNILVVDDEENARIGLSKLLSQEGYDVASVANGHEALDFLRHKKVNLVISDINMPEMNGLTFLRELNRHYPSTHVIMITAYGGVESYLEAMNLGAFEYIHKPVRLDELKSVMKKIGGNSISASAS encoded by the coding sequence TTGAGTCAAACAATCAAGAACATACTGGTCGTGGATGACGAGGAAAATGCCCGAATCGGCCTGAGCAAGCTTCTCTCCCAGGAAGGTTACGATGTTGCCAGCGTGGCCAACGGACATGAAGCCCTGGATTTTTTGCGGCACAAAAAAGTCAACCTCGTCATCAGCGACATCAATATGCCTGAGATGAACGGTCTGACTTTCCTGCGTGAGCTCAATCGGCATTATCCGAGCACTCACGTCATCATGATTACAGCTTACGGCGGTGTCGAATCCTATCTTGAAGCGATGAATCTCGGTGCTTTCGAATATATCCATAAGCCCGTGAGGCTGGATGAACTCAAGTCGGTCATGAAAAAAATAGGCGGCAATTCCATATCGGCAAGCGCCTCTTGA
- a CDS encoding purine-nucleoside phosphorylase: MVEKNIAEAGDVVHRMTGGEGFELAIVLGSGLGALADEVEAVVSIPFRNLPCFPPATVPGHAGSLAAGILDGWRVLLFNGRHHIYEGYDARQVTASVRLAHFLGCGRLLLTNAVGGINDRYRAGDFMVIADHLNLLGDNPLRGRTENPFVDLTRLYDLSFFPALLNYARSRGIGLHQGILAALPGPSYETPAEIRMLQRLGADAVSMSTVPEAIMGKYLGMEVAGLSFVSNAAAGLATSPLSHAEVLEAGRRGAEHFSSLVRRLLLQWQKKGDREITPHSFPR; the protein is encoded by the coding sequence ATGGTTGAAAAGAATATTGCAGAAGCCGGAGATGTTGTCCACCGGATGACCGGAGGCGAAGGATTTGAACTGGCGATCGTTCTCGGTTCGGGGCTGGGAGCACTGGCTGATGAGGTTGAAGCCGTCGTTTCGATCCCTTTCCGGAATCTCCCGTGTTTCCCCCCGGCGACCGTTCCCGGTCATGCCGGGTCTCTGGCAGCCGGGATCCTGGATGGATGGCGGGTGCTGCTGTTCAATGGACGGCACCATATCTACGAGGGGTATGACGCCCGCCAGGTGACGGCTTCCGTCCGTCTGGCTCATTTTCTCGGCTGCGGACGGCTGCTCCTCACCAATGCCGTAGGCGGAATCAATGACAGGTATCGAGCCGGAGATTTCATGGTTATCGCCGATCACCTCAACCTTCTTGGCGACAACCCCTTGCGCGGGCGCACTGAAAACCCTTTTGTCGATCTTACCCGCCTCTATGATCTGTCTTTTTTTCCTGCCCTTCTGAACTATGCCCGGAGTCGGGGAATCGGTCTGCACCAGGGTATTCTGGCTGCACTGCCGGGACCTTCCTACGAAACCCCGGCAGAAATCCGTATGCTGCAGCGGCTTGGCGCCGACGCTGTTTCCATGTCGACGGTTCCCGAGGCCATCATGGGTAAATACCTCGGAATGGAGGTGGCGGGTCTCTCCTTTGTTTCCAATGCGGCGGCCGGTCTGGCGACATCCCCCCTGAGTCATGCCGAGGTTCTAGAAGCTGGCAGACGGGGAGCGGAACATTTCTCCTCCCTGGTTCGACGCCTTCTGCTGCAATGGCAGAAAAAAGGCGATCGGGAAATTACACCGCATTCTTTCCCTCGTTAA
- a CDS encoding response regulator, giving the protein MIIQCPVCRARYQIDPKGTPKHMARVKCPKCAEVFQITLTEEADGELPSAPAAAPRVLVVDDSKFFRELILDVLKPLPLTFLTAADGMEALEVIRREHPDLVILDLNLPGKNGYELIREVRAEEALKDIRLLAMSGVYRKETDVTEVRHLGADDFLNKSFKPEQLQERVTALLKR; this is encoded by the coding sequence ATGATCATCCAGTGTCCTGTGTGCCGGGCGCGCTATCAGATAGATCCTAAAGGGACTCCAAAGCACATGGCCCGGGTCAAATGCCCGAAATGCGCCGAGGTTTTCCAGATTACCCTGACGGAAGAGGCGGACGGCGAGTTGCCCTCGGCCCCGGCTGCCGCTCCGAGGGTTCTGGTGGTGGACGATTCCAAATTCTTCCGCGAACTCATCCTCGATGTCCTCAAGCCCCTGCCGCTGACCTTTTTGACCGCCGCAGACGGCATGGAGGCCCTTGAGGTTATTCGCCGGGAACACCCCGATCTGGTCATTCTTGATTTGAACCTCCCCGGGAAAAACGGCTACGAATTGATCCGGGAGGTGAGGGCAGAGGAAGCGCTGAAAGATATCCGTCTGCTGGCGATGAGCGGCGTCTATCGCAAGGAGACGGACGTCACTGAGGTGCGCCATCTGGGGGCGGACGACTTCCTCAATAAATCCTTCAAACCGGAGCAGTTGCAGGAGCGAGTCACTGCCCTGCTGAAGCGCTGA
- a CDS encoding lipopolysaccharide assembly protein LapB: protein MGKYNLWCILILLLAAPLLTGCSGGKKKVDQGEAHYILGISYLEENNPTLALKEFRLAAQSKPESAHIQAALAQAYYLKKAFPEAEEHYLRALKLDHDNSQIENNLAVLYLDMERWNDAIRYFRKASSDLTFTRVEVALTGLGYAYLQKGEYLAAVTACKEALAHNLRYPPAHLRLGEAYYALDKTDSAIEAFRQALSVAPDYSAAHYRLALAYMKSGETGKAITSLKEVIRLAPDSEQGHLAVDYLKLLN from the coding sequence GTGGGCAAATATAATCTCTGGTGTATTCTGATCCTTCTGTTGGCCGCCCCTCTGCTGACCGGCTGCAGCGGTGGGAAGAAAAAAGTCGACCAGGGTGAGGCCCACTACATCCTGGGTATTTCTTACCTCGAGGAAAACAATCCCACCCTGGCACTGAAAGAGTTTCGCCTGGCCGCTCAGAGCAAGCCGGAAAGTGCCCATATCCAGGCGGCTCTCGCTCAGGCCTACTATTTGAAGAAGGCCTTTCCGGAGGCGGAAGAGCATTACCTGCGGGCCCTGAAGCTCGACCATGACAATTCCCAGATTGAAAACAACCTGGCTGTTCTTTACCTGGACATGGAACGGTGGAACGACGCTATCCGCTATTTTCGCAAGGCTTCTTCCGATCTGACCTTTACCAGAGTCGAGGTGGCATTGACGGGACTGGGATATGCCTATCTGCAGAAAGGGGAATATCTGGCGGCGGTGACGGCCTGCAAGGAAGCACTCGCTCACAACCTCCGATATCCTCCGGCTCATTTGCGCCTGGGGGAAGCCTATTATGCCCTCGATAAAACCGATTCGGCTATCGAAGCTTTCCGCCAGGCTCTCTCTGTGGCTCCCGATTATAGCGCGGCTCACTACAGGCTGGCCCTTGCCTACATGAAGTCAGGAGAAACGGGGAAAGCCATCACTTCCTTGAAGGAAGTTATCCGCTTGGCTCCCGACTCCGAACAGGGTCACCTGGCCGTTGATTATCTGAAACTTTTGAATTGA
- a CDS encoding PfkB family carbohydrate kinase: MSVLVVGSVAFDSVKTPFGQVEEVLGGSGTYFSTSASFFTDVKMVAVVGEDFPAEHLDFLRSRKIDLEGLKTAQGRTFRWKGSYDYDLNEAHTLETHLNVFESFQPDLPQGYREAEYVFLANIDPELQLEVLNQVKNPKLVACDTMNFWIGGKREALLKTLRHVDILLINEGETRQLAEEPNLVKAARLILDMGPKTLVVKRGEYGVIMFSEHSIFSAPAYPLESVFDPTGAGDTFAGGFMGYLVATRNLSESNMRQAIVFGSAMASFVVEDFSLGRMKKLEYGEIEERFRKFKLLTEFDGLE, translated from the coding sequence ATGAGTGTTCTGGTAGTCGGTTCGGTGGCTTTCGATTCGGTGAAAACCCCCTTCGGACAGGTGGAGGAGGTGCTGGGCGGATCGGGAACCTACTTTTCCACCTCGGCCAGTTTTTTCACGGACGTCAAGATGGTGGCGGTGGTCGGCGAGGATTTCCCAGCCGAACACCTTGATTTCCTCCGTTCACGCAAGATCGACCTCGAAGGTCTCAAGACCGCGCAGGGGAGGACCTTCCGCTGGAAGGGGAGCTACGATTACGACCTGAATGAAGCGCATACCCTGGAGACCCACCTCAACGTCTTTGAATCATTCCAGCCCGATCTTCCCCAGGGATACCGCGAAGCCGAGTATGTGTTTCTGGCCAATATCGATCCCGAGCTGCAGCTGGAAGTCCTGAACCAGGTGAAGAATCCGAAACTGGTCGCCTGTGATACCATGAACTTCTGGATCGGCGGCAAGAGGGAAGCTCTGCTGAAAACCCTCAGGCATGTGGATATCCTCCTCATCAACGAGGGGGAAACCCGCCAACTGGCCGAGGAGCCCAACCTGGTCAAGGCCGCACGCTTGATTCTGGACATGGGCCCCAAAACCCTGGTGGTCAAGCGAGGCGAGTACGGGGTGATCATGTTCTCCGAGCATTCCATCTTTTCCGCGCCGGCCTATCCGCTGGAGTCGGTTTTCGATCCCACCGGAGCGGGGGATACCTTCGCCGGAGGATTCATGGGATACCTGGTCGCGACCCGGAATCTTTCCGAGAGCAATATGCGGCAGGCCATTGTTTTCGGCAGCGCGATGGCTTCCTTCGTCGTCGAGGATTTCAGTCTCGGGCGCATGAAAAAACTCGAGTACGGTGAAATTGAGGAACGGTTCCGGAAATTCAAGCTGCTGACGGAGTTTGACGGGCTGGAGTGA
- the mtnP gene encoding S-methyl-5'-thioadenosine phosphorylase — protein MSQPVIGVIGGSGLYEMEGFTDLNEVLLDTPFGEPSDAFITGNLDGTPMVFLPRHGRGHRLLPSEVRYRANIYGMKKLGVERIISVSAVGSMKEKIVPGHIVIPDQFFDRTVGKRSSTFFGDGVVGHVQFSDPVCADVSKVLFQAAEEVGATTHRGGTYICIEGPNFSTRAESNIYRSWGVDVIGMTNISEARLAREAEICYGTLALATDYDCWHEEHDDVSVEAVVAIIQQNVSTARKIIREAVRKLGSERTCTCGESLKFAIMTDRKLIPEATREKLDVIMGKYLK, from the coding sequence ATGTCTCAACCTGTAATCGGCGTCATCGGCGGCAGCGGCCTTTATGAAATGGAGGGATTCACCGATCTCAATGAAGTCCTCCTCGACACCCCTTTCGGTGAACCGTCCGATGCGTTCATCACCGGCAACCTGGACGGGACCCCGATGGTCTTTCTTCCCCGGCACGGCCGCGGGCACCGGCTGCTCCCTTCGGAGGTACGGTATCGGGCCAATATATACGGAATGAAGAAACTGGGGGTGGAGAGAATCATCTCGGTTTCCGCCGTGGGAAGCATGAAGGAAAAGATCGTCCCCGGGCACATCGTCATTCCCGATCAGTTTTTCGACCGTACCGTCGGCAAACGCTCCTCGACGTTTTTCGGCGATGGGGTTGTCGGACATGTCCAGTTCTCCGACCCAGTCTGCGCCGATGTGTCGAAGGTTCTCTTCCAGGCGGCTGAGGAGGTGGGCGCGACGACCCACCGGGGCGGGACCTACATCTGCATCGAGGGGCCGAATTTCTCCACCCGGGCCGAGTCCAACATCTACCGCAGCTGGGGGGTCGATGTGATCGGTATGACCAACATCTCCGAGGCGCGTCTGGCCCGGGAGGCGGAGATCTGTTATGGCACCCTGGCACTGGCCACCGACTATGACTGCTGGCATGAAGAGCATGACGACGTTTCGGTGGAAGCGGTTGTTGCCATCATCCAGCAGAACGTGTCGACGGCGCGCAAAATCATCCGCGAAGCGGTAAGAAAACTCGGGAGCGAAAGAACTTGCACCTGCGGTGAGTCGCTCAAGTTCGCGATCATGACCGACCGGAAGTTGATTCCGGAGGCGACCCGGGAGAAACTCGACGTGATCATGGGCAAATACCTGAAATAA
- the rlmN gene encoding 23S rRNA (adenine(2503)-C(2))-methyltransferase RlmN, with the protein MSRQGLIDIKNLTGEELTEFLTGLGKERFRARQIIRWIYARGVTSFAGMTDLSKSLREELERRAFISDWEPEVTEVSTDGTRKYLFRLGDGQTVETVRIPMEGERSTLCISTQVGCAMQCAFCLTGTFGLLRNLSPAEIVNQVCATAREGPVNNIVMMGMGEPLHNLDNVVKALQILYHDDGFGYGPRKVTLSTSGLIPEMLELGRRIRVNLAVSLNATTDAVRNELMPVNRRYPLKDLMAACREFPLATRQRITFEYILIRDVNDTPADAKRLVRLLHGIKAKVNLIPYNEHEGSAFRAPRPESIEAFQTYLLSRDIVAIRRASKGQDISAACGQLKGKLERQ; encoded by the coding sequence GTGTCACGGCAAGGTCTCATCGACATCAAGAACCTCACCGGCGAGGAACTCACGGAATTCCTCACCGGGTTGGGCAAGGAGCGCTTCCGCGCCCGGCAGATCATACGCTGGATCTACGCCCGGGGGGTGACCTCCTTTGCCGGGATGACGGACCTCTCCAAGTCGTTGCGGGAGGAACTGGAGCGCAGGGCTTTTATTTCCGACTGGGAGCCGGAGGTGACGGAAGTCAGTACCGACGGCACCCGCAAGTACCTCTTTCGTCTTGGGGACGGACAGACGGTGGAGACGGTGCGCATCCCCATGGAGGGGGAGCGCAGCACGCTCTGCATCTCGACGCAGGTCGGCTGCGCCATGCAGTGCGCTTTCTGCCTCACCGGCACCTTCGGCCTGTTGCGCAATCTTTCCCCGGCGGAGATTGTCAACCAGGTCTGCGCCACAGCCAGGGAGGGACCGGTCAACAACATCGTCATGATGGGGATGGGGGAGCCGCTGCACAACCTGGACAACGTGGTCAAGGCCCTGCAGATCCTCTACCACGATGACGGATTCGGATACGGGCCGCGCAAGGTAACCCTCTCCACCTCGGGGCTGATCCCGGAGATGCTGGAGCTTGGCCGGCGCATCCGGGTGAACCTGGCGGTATCCCTCAATGCCACAACCGACGCCGTTCGGAACGAGCTGATGCCGGTCAACCGGCGATATCCGCTGAAAGATCTCATGGCCGCCTGCCGGGAGTTTCCGCTGGCGACGCGCCAGCGCATCACTTTCGAATACATCCTGATCAGGGACGTGAACGACACGCCGGCCGATGCCAAACGGCTGGTCCGGCTGCTGCACGGGATCAAGGCCAAGGTCAACCTGATCCCCTACAACGAGCATGAGGGATCGGCCTTTCGCGCTCCCCGGCCCGAGAGCATCGAAGCCTTTCAGACCTATCTGCTCAGCCGCGACATCGTCGCCATCCGCCGGGCCAGCAAGGGGCAGGACATCTCGGCCGCCTGCGGGCAGCTCAAGGGGAAGCTGGAACGGCAG
- the ndk gene encoding nucleoside-diphosphate kinase, with protein sequence MERTFAIIKPDAFAAGYAGRIISRIYTEGFKIVGMKKLYMSKVEAEGFYYVHKERPFFGELTDFMSSGPCIVMVLEADGAIKKWRDLMGATNPAEAAEGTMRKEFGASIGENATHGSDAPETADFEIPYFFSGLELL encoded by the coding sequence ATGGAAAGAACTTTCGCCATCATCAAGCCCGACGCCTTCGCAGCCGGTTACGCCGGCCGGATTATCTCGCGCATCTACACCGAAGGCTTCAAGATCGTAGGTATGAAAAAGCTCTACATGAGCAAGGTGGAAGCCGAAGGCTTCTACTACGTGCACAAGGAGCGGCCTTTCTTCGGCGAGTTGACCGACTTCATGAGCAGCGGCCCCTGCATCGTCATGGTCCTGGAGGCCGATGGGGCGATCAAAAAGTGGCGCGACCTGATGGGCGCCACCAACCCCGCCGAGGCCGCAGAGGGGACCATGCGCAAGGAATTCGGCGCCTCCATCGGCGAGAACGCCACCCACGGCTCCGACGCCCCCGAAACCGCCGATTTCGAGATCCCCTATTTCTTCTCCGGGCTGGAGCTGCTCTAA
- a CDS encoding YbhB/YbcL family Raf kinase inhibitor-like protein — MPLEIRSPAFADNDEIPAKYTCEDEDISPPLEWSGIPEGTRSLALIVDDPDAPDPEAPKMTWVHWVLYNLPADSTGLPEAMDVRDLPEGARSGLNNWDKTGYGGPCPPIGRHRYFHKLFALDTALDLHERSTKEELEKAMEGHILAAAELIGTYQKSSR, encoded by the coding sequence ATGCCACTCGAAATCCGTTCCCCGGCTTTCGCCGATAACGATGAAATTCCAGCCAAATACACCTGCGAGGACGAGGATATCTCGCCCCCTCTGGAATGGTCCGGAATCCCTGAAGGGACGCGGAGCCTGGCCCTGATCGTCGACGATCCGGACGCCCCGGATCCGGAAGCGCCGAAGATGACCTGGGTTCACTGGGTGCTCTACAACCTCCCGGCCGATTCGACGGGATTGCCGGAAGCCATGGATGTGAGGGATCTGCCGGAAGGAGCCCGGAGCGGGCTCAACAACTGGGACAAGACCGGCTACGGCGGACCCTGTCCACCCATTGGCCGTCACCGCTATTTCCACAAGCTCTTTGCCTTGGACACAGCCCTGGATCTCCACGAGCGTTCGACCAAGGAGGAGTTGGAGAAGGCGATGGAAGGGCATATCCTCGCCGCGGCGGAATTGATCGGAACGTATCAGAAAAGCAGCCGATAA